Genomic segment of Candidatus Deferrimicrobiaceae bacterium:
GACCTCGACCCGGAAATCGCCCGGGCTGATGGGTCCCCGACCGACAACGGAAGGATAGACCATCAGCGTGAAAACGGCAAGTGCCGCCGCAGCGGGCAGCCAGAGCCAGTGACGCCAACGCCGGGCCGTCCGTTTCGCCTCCTGCTTCTCGGCGATTCCGGCGCGGACACGGGTCCACATGGCGTCGAGCTGCGGCGAGCGTTCGCGCGCCCCGCCCGCGGCCCAAGCGCGGAGCAGGTCACCCGAGGCCCGGTACGCTTTGACCGTGTCCGCGCATCGGGGGCAACCCGCAACATGGGCGCGCACCCTTTCGGCCTCGGGGCCGGTCAGCCGGTTGTCGATCCATTCGTGAAGCAGTTTATCGTCTTTTTTGCAATCCATGGCGCGCCTACGCTTCCCGGAACTTCTTGAGGGTTTCCTTGAGCCGCCCGCGTGCATAGTGTAGCCGCGACATCACGGTGCCGACCGAGCACCCGAGCGATTCGGCGATCTCGTCGTAGGACAGGCCGTCGACCTCGCGCAGGATGATCACGGCCCGATGGTACTCGGGCAGCGCCGCAATAGCCGCGGCCAGCGCGTCGGCCAGCTGCCGGTTCCCGGCAAGTTCCTCGGGGGTGCGGGGATAGTTCCCCGTCTCGGCTTGGCATTCATCCTCGGTCCCCTGCGTCTCGTCGAACGCCACCTCTCCCTTGCGGCCGGTCTTCCGCCAGCGATCGATCGAGCCGTTGACCAGCATCCGGTAGAACCAGGTGAAGAAACTGGATCCGCCGCGGAAGTCCTTGAGGCTGTAGAACGCCTTGATGAAGGCATCCTGAACCGCGTCGACAGCCTCGTCGGGGTCGCCCAGGATGCCGAACGCCACGCCGTATGCCCGCCCCTTGTATCGTTCCATGATCTCGCGGAACGCCTCCTGGTCGCCGCCCGCCGCCGCCTTCACCAGCTCGGCTTCGGGAACCGGACTCGTCTCTTCCTTTTTCATGTGACGAGCCTGGAGTCCAATATATTCATCCCGATTTTCACGAGGTTAATGAACCTCGCCCCAGTTTTTCCCGGTTCCGGCCGTGACCGTGAGCGGGACGGAAAGCTTGACCGCCCCCTCCATCGTCTCGACGAGGATCGACCTGGCCTCGGCCGCCTCGTCCTTCGGCGCCTCGGCCAGCAGCTCGTCGTGCACCTGGAGCAGCAAGCGGGCCTTCATCCCCCGGGTTCTAAAGGCGCGGTCTGCCCGGATCATGGCGATCTTGATGATGTCGGCGGCGCTCCCCTGGATCGGCGCATTGACGGCCATCCGGTCTGCCGCATCCCGCATTATGCGGTTCTGGGAAACGATGTCGCGAATGTAGCGACGGCGCCCGAAGATCGTCGTGACGTACCCGTCGCGGCGGGCCCGGACCTTGACCTCCTCGAGGTATTCCCTGACGCCCGGGAATCGCTCGAAGTAGCCGTCGATCAGCGGCTTCGCTTCCTTGGGCGCGATGCCAAGCTCCCGGGATAGCCCATAGGGGCTCATCCCGTAGAGGATGCCGAAATTGATCACCTTGGCCCGGCGCCTGAGCTCGGGCGTCACGTCGGCGGCCTTCACGTTGAACACGGACATGGCGGTGGACTGGTGGATGTCCTCCCCTTCGCGGAACCCCCGGACCAGCGTAGCATCGCCTGACAGATGGGCGAGCAGCCGGAGCTCGACCTGGGAGTAGTCGGCGCCGACGAAGAGGCACCCCGGCTCGGGAATGAAGCCGCACCGGATCCGTTGCCCCAAGGGCGTACGCACGGGAATGTTCTGGAGGTTCGGGTCGGACGAGGACAGCCGCCCGGTTCCGGCCTGGATCGAATTGAAAGTCGTATGGAGCCGCCCGTCCCGCGGATCGATCAATCCCGGCAGGACGTCGACGTAGGTCGACTTGAGCTTCGCCAAGGTGCGATATTCGAGGATAAGCGCGGGGATCTCATGGGTATCCCGGAGCTGCTCCAGCACTTCGACATCGGTCGAGTAGCCGGTCTTCGTTTTCTTGACGGGGGGCAGGCCGAGCTTTTCGAAAAGCAGGAAGGCGAGCTGCTTCGGCGAATTGATGTTGAAATCGCCTCCGGCGATGTTTGCGACCTTCCGTTCGATCGCCTTCGTCCCCTCGTCCAGCTCGGCGGATAGCTGCGCGAAGATGCCGGTGTCGATTTTGATGCCCGCGCGCTCCATCCGGAAGAGGACCGGAAGGAGCGGCATGTCGATGTCGTCGCTGACCGACGTCAGCTCGGCTTCGGCCAGCTTTTCCTCGAGGGCGCCTCCCAGACCCGCCAGACTCCTGGCGATCTCCGCCGCGCGCGCCTCGGGGGTGCCCTCCTCCCCGGCTGCGACCGATCCGGGCAGGTATCGTGCGAACAGTTTCGTCGGCGTCGGCGACCCTTCGTCCGGCGAAAGCAGGTATCCCGCGACAAGAAGGTCGATCAGCGGCAGGGCGTCGAGGGCGGACAGGCCCGGCCGCAAGCGGAGAAGCCGCTTCCCGTCGAACACGTACACCCGCCCGCCGTGCTCCAGGAACCGGGAGACGACCGCGTCCACTTCCTCGGGCGGGAAGAGGAACGTCTCGCCGTCCGGGATCGCAAGTGCGGCGGCAGCACCGGTTCCGTCGCCCGGATGCAGCCCCGCCCGCTTCGGAAAAGGCGTACCGAGCGCCGATGCCAGCGCCTTGGCGCTATCGATTGCGCGCCACGAGACCGCCTCGGACGATTTCGGTGCGGCCGCTTCCGCCCCGCCCGATCCTCCGGGCCTGAAAAGCGGCATCGCGTTCCGTTGCTCGAGCTCGAGATCGTCGACCAGCTTCCGGAAGCCGAGTTTTTTGAAAAGAGGTGTGGCCCGCCCCACGCTGATTCCGCGAGGCGCCAGGTCGGCGAGGCCGACGTCAAGCGGGACGTCGCGATCGATCGCGGCGAGCTGCCGGCAGAGGCGCGCCTGGTCCGCGTTTTTCTCGATCTTTTCCCGCCTGGCGCCCTTGAGCCGGTCGGTGCCGGCCAATAGCGCATCGAGCGACCCGAATTCGCGCAGCAACTCGGCTGCCGTCTTTTCGCCGATGCCGGGCACGCCGGGAATGTTGTCGGAGGGATCTCCCGCAAGCGCGAGCAGGTCGACGACTTGCCCCGCGTCGACGCCGAACGTCTCGCGCACCTGCTCGGGCCCGACCTCGCGATCCTTCAGGCCGTCCCGAATCCGGACGTTCTGCGAGACGAGCTGGTAAAGGTCCTTGTCGGAGGAGATCACGACGACTCGCATCCCGGCCTCGTCGGCCAGGCGCGAAAGAGTCCCGATGACATCGTCGGCCTCGGCCCCCGGAATCGCCACGCGCGGGACCCCCAGGGCGTCGATCACCTCCTCGACCAGCGGGAACTGCACCGAGAGATCCTCGGGCACCTTGAGGCGGTTGGCCTTGTACTCCGGATACAGCAGGTGCCGCGGGGTCGGCTCGGGCGTGTCGAACACGGCGGCGATGGCGTCGGGATTTTCCTGTCGGAGGATCTTCAGGAGGATGCGCGCGGTTCCGAGTACCGCGTTGGTCGGTGTGCCGTCGGGCGCCGTGAGCCGGGGCACCCCGTAAAACGTCCGGTAGAGGACGTTATGTCCGTCGATCAGATAAAGAGATTTCATGGGAGGGCTGCCTTTGCTCGACCACCAGCGTCTCGGCGAGGGTATCGCCCGCCCGCTGGCCGTCGGGATCGTAGAAACCGAGATACGTCTCGACGAGCAGCACGGCCAGCCCCACCGTGTAGGCAAGGAAGGGACCGACCGCCGGGACGAGATAGAGCAGGAACGGGACGACGATCGTTCCGTTTCGCAGGAGGGATGCGGAGAAATCCATCGGCTCCCCGTCGACGCGCACGACCTTGAGGCCGGCCAGCCACTTGCCGGCGCTCCGGCCGCCGGGGAAAGCATCGGCCATCAGCAGGTAGAACAGCGCCGCGAATGCGCCGGCCGCTCCCTCGATCCGCCAGAGGCAGAGCGCCACGATCAGGTCAGCCGCCTTGCCGACCATCCGCGCCAGGTAGCGCGCCCGCCGTGCATCGCGGAAGTACGCGCGTTTCTCTTCCCAGCGGGTGGCCATCGCCTCAGCCCCCGTCCCCGGTCGCGGCTCGGGTGAAGAACAGGAACGCCATCGTCGGGCGGCGACTCCCGTGCTGGGTGACGAAGTTGATAGATTCGAATCGGTACCCGTCGGCCATCGCGGCGTTGAGCGCCTGCTCGATCGCGCGATCGGAGACCTCGCTCAACTCGATCACCCGGTATGGGGCGTTTTCGACGGGGGTCGGCACGTTTCGTCAGCCCGCGATCAGCTTCGCCGCGTCCTTGGCGGCGTAGGTGATGATCATCTCGGCGCCGGCGCGCCGGATGGCGGTGAGGATCTCCATCATCACGCGCGGACCGTCGATCCAGTCGAGTTTTTCGCCCGCCTTGACGATCGAGTATTCGCCGCTGACGCTGTAGGCGGCGACGGGATAGTCGAATTCTTCCCGGACGGCGCGGATCACGTCGAGATATGCGAGCGCCGGCTTGACCATCACGATGTCGGCACCCTCCTGGATGTCGAGCGCGACCTCGCGGAGCGCCTCGAGTCCGTTCCCGGGGTCCATCTGGTAGGAGCGTCGGTCGCCGAACGACGGCGTGCTCTCGGCCGCGTCGCGGAACGGGCCGTAGAAGCCGCTGGCGTACTTGGCCGCATAGGCCATGATCGGGATCCCGCTGAAGCCCTCGTCGTCGAGCGCCTCGCGGATGCGGCCGACCCGGCCGTCCATCATGTCGGACGGAGCGATGATATCGGCGCCTGCCCGTGCGTGCGTCACCGCGCTCTGCGCCAGGATCTCGAGCGTGGCATCGTTGTCGACCTCGCCGGACTTCGTCAGGATGCCGCAATGGCCATGGTCGGTGTATTCGCAGAAGCAGACGTCGGTAACGACGACGAGGTCGGGAACCGCGTTCTTGATCGCCCGGACGGCGGTCTGGATGATGCCCTTGTCGGAGCAGGCGTCGGAGCCGACCGCGTCCTTCTTTTCGGGGATGCCGAACAGGAGGACGGCTGGAATGCCGAGCTTCTTGACGGCTTTCGCCTCCTTGACGAGGTTGTCGACGCTCATCTGGAAGATCCCCGGCATGGAAGGAATCTCGTGCATCGCGTTCTTCTCGTGCGTCACGAAGAGCGGATAGATCAGGTTGTCGACGGAAAGGCGGGTCTCGCGGACCATCCGGCGCAGCGTCTCGGTGCGACGCATCCGGCGGGGGCGATATTCGGGAAAGTTCATCGGGCGGCTCCTTTTTGGCGGAAATGGACCTCGATGGCGTCGAGCATGCCGGCGATCGTGTATTGATCAGGCATGATCCCGACGGACATGTCTCTGTTTTCGACGGATCGGGCGGTCACCTCGCCGATGACGGCGATCGTGCTGCTGGAAAGGATGGATCGGGCGCGATCCTCCCCCAGAAGCAGGATAAAGTTCCGGAAGGCCGACGGGGAGGCGAAGGCGCAAACGTCGGGGGGGGTTTCCGCAATAGCCCGCGCGGCGCCTTCGTCGAGATCGGGCAGCCCTGTGCGGTAGGTGACGGGCGCGACAACGATGCCACCCTGAACGACGAGGCCGTCGACGAGCGCTTCGCGCCCCTCGGCCGCTCGGGGAACCAGGAAGCGCTTCCCGGATATACCCTCTTTGGCGAGGGCGTCGAGCAGGCCTTCCGCCGTATGCGTTCCCGCCTCGAGGAAGACCGTCATGCCGGCATCGGAAACCGCGCGCGTCGTGCCGGGCCCGACCGATCCGATGCGAAGCCCCGGCGGAAGCCCGGCGGCGATCGCCGCAGTTGCGCGCGGCGCAAAATATCTGACGCCGTTTGCGCTGGAAAAGAGCAGCCAGTCGAAGGAGGGAAGCGCCGAGATCGCGGCATCGAGCGGCCCCGGGTCGTCGACTGCGACGATCCGAACCGTGGGGAAAAGGACGGGGACCCCGCCTCGGCCGCGGATCAGGTCGGCGAATTCCCTCGCCTGCCCCTCGCCGCGGGTGACCAGCACGCGAATCCCGCGAAGGGGCATGGCTGCCGTTCAGCCCTTCGACGCGGCGTAGACTTCGTCGAGGATGGCCTTGGCGCCGCGCGACAGCAGCTCTTCGGCCAGCGAGACGCCCATGGCTTCGGGATCGTTCCGGGAACCGCGACGCTCTCCCCGGATGATCTCGGTCCCGTCGGGGCGACCGACCAGGCCGTTGAATCGCAATTCGTTCCCCTCGATGCGGCCGAAAGCGCCGATGGGCACCTGGCACCCCCCCTCGAGCCGGGTCAGGAAGGCGCGCTCGGCGCGCACCGCGACCGATGTCTCGGGATCGTCGAGGAAGGCGACCGCCCCGCGCGTATCGGCATCGTCGCTCCGGATCTCGATGCCCAGCGCTCCCTGCCCGACAGCGGGAAGCGAGACTTCGGGATCGATCAGTGACGAGATCCGGTCGGCCCAGCCAAGCCTCCGCAAGCCGGCCGCCGCGAGGATGATCGCGTCATACTGACCTTCGTCCATCTTGCGGATGCGGGTGTCGAGGTTGCCGCGGAGCTGGTCGATCTGCAGGTCGGGGCGGGCGGCGAGGAGCTGCGTCTGCCGGCGAAGGGAACTGGTGCCCACCTTGGCGCCCTTCGGGAGCGTGTCGAACGTCTTCGCCTTGTTCGAAAGAAATGCGTCGCGCGGATCTTCGCGCTTGGTGGTGCACGAGATCTCGAGGCCGGCGGGCAACTCGGTCGGCACGTCTTTCATCGAGTGGACGGCGAAATCGATCTTCCCGGTCAGCAGCGCGTCCTCGATCTCCTTCACGAACAGTCCCTTGCCGCCCACCTTGGCCAGCGGGACATCGAGGATCATGTCGCCCGTGGTCTTGATCTTGAAGATCTCGACCTTCCGGCCGGTCTTCTCCTCGACAAGCGCCTTGATGTGTTCGGCCTGCCACAGCGCGAGCAGGCTGCCCCGGCTCCCCAGGATGATGACGCCGTCCGGTCTATTCACGGTCTTTCCCTCCGTCGGTCAGGTCGAACAGTTCCCGGACCACGGGTACCAGTTCCATTGGGTCGCGTCCGTCACCGTCGTTTTTGAGCGCCATCAACGGCGCGTGAAGCACCTTGTTGACGATCGAGGAGGCCAGCCCCTCGACCACCTTGCACGTTTTCGGGTCGTCGGTTCCAAGGATCGACAGCGCCTTGGCGACCTCGTGCGCGCGGATCTCGTCGAACTTGCGCCGCAGCGAGATGATGGTGGGCGTCACCTGCTGGGCGTCGAGCCACTTGCGGAACGACGCGACCTCGGACACCACGATATCTTCGGCGATCCCCGCTTCCTTGTGACGCTCCTCGAGGTTGGTCTCGATGACATTGTTGAGGTCGTCGATATCGTAGACGTAGACATTGTCGATGTCGTTGATGTCGGGGTCGATGTCGCGCGGCACCGCCATGTCGACGAAGAACATCGGGCGGTTGCGCCGGATGCGGATGACTTCCTCGACATCCTGCCGCCGGAGGATGAACGTGGGCGATCCCGTGGAAGAGATGACGATGTCGGCAGTCTTGAGGTGAGACACCATCTCCTCGAAGCGGATGGCGGTGCCCTCGAACTCCTCGGCCAGCTTGACCGCACGCTCGAAGGTGCGGTTTGTGACCATGATGCCCTTGACGCCTGCGTTGAGCAGGTGGCGCGCCGCGAGCTCGCACATCTCGCCGGCCCCGATCAGCATGACCGTCTTGTCTTTCAGGTCGCCGAAGATCTTGCGCGCGAGTTCGACGCCCGCGTACGAGATCGAGACCGCGGAGCTGGCGACCTTGGTCTCGGTGCGGACCCGCTTGGCAACCGAGAATGCCTTGGAGAAGAACTTGTCGAGTACCGGGCCGATCGACTTGAACTCGCCCGCGTAGCCGTAGGCGTCCTTGACCTGCCCCAGGATCTGCGGCTCGCCGAGGACCATCGAGTCGAGGCTCGAGGAGACGCGGAACAGGTGATGAACGGCATCTTCGTCGATGTGATGGTAGAGGTGGCCCTCGACGTCGGGAAGCGCCAACCCGTGATGGTCGGCCAGGAACGCCTTGACTTCGCCGGTTCCCCGATAACCCTCGTCGGCCAATACGCAAACCTCGACCCGGTTGCAGGTCGAGATGATGACGCCTTCGGAGACGGACGGCAGCGACAGAAGCGAGCGCAGCGCGTCGCCGATCGTGTCGGCGGGAAAAGCGAGACGCTCGCGGATCTCGACCGGCGCCGACCTGTGATTCAAACCGACTATGACGATATGGCCCATCGGAAAAGAAACGTCCCTTCGTTTAACCGTTGAGAGCTGCGTATGTGTGCTTGCCCGCAGGCAGCAGGTTGATGCCGAGGAAGGTGAAGACGACCAGGAGAAACCCGACGATGGCGAGGATGGCGGCCTTGCGCCCGCGCCAGCCGACGGTCAACCGGCCGTGGAGCAGCGCGGCGTAGACCAGCCATGTGGCAAGCGACGCGGTCTCTTTCGGGTCCCAGCTCCAGTAGGTGCCCCAAGCGTTCTGGGCCCAGAGCGACCCGGTGATGATCCCGATGGTGAGCATCGGGAACCCGATCGTCAGGCACCGATAGTTGATCTCGTCGAGCACATCGAGCGACGGAAGCCGCTGGAAGATGGCGCCCATGCGCTTCCCCTTGACCTGCCGCTCCTGCATCAGGTACATGAGGCCCGCGGCGAACGCCACGGCGAAGAACGCGTAGGCAATGAACAGCACTATGACGTGTACGGGAAGCCAGGAGGAGTTGAGCGCCGGATTGAGCTTCTGGATCTCGGACTGCTGGAAAGCCGAAAGCAGGCTGAAAAGGAAGGCCAGCGGCGCGACGAAAGCGCCCAGCACCCGCAGCTTGTACCGGATTTCGGTCAGCAGGAACACCCCGACGATGACGAGGGCAAAGAAGGACAGCGACTCGAACAGGTTGGTGATGGGGGTGTGTCCCGCCTCGACGAAGCGCATGCAGAAGCCGAGAAGGTGCAGGAAACCGCCGATGAGCAGGAACATGCGGCCCAGCCGCGCGCCCCGCTCCCTGAGCGTGACGATGAAGTAGAGGTAAAGGAGGGCGCCGACCAGGTAGAGGATGGTGGTCGACTTCAAAAGGAGCGTTTGCATCGGGATATTCTAAACCATGGCTTCGCCGTGGACAAGTGGCGCGTCATGCAACATTCGCGTCACGACTCCCCGACGACCAGGCGGGTCAGCTCGGCCACCTCGGACCGAAGCGCACGGGCCTCCTCCCGGAGCGCCGCGACTTCGGCCTCGAGCGCCTCGATGCGCGCGTCCCGGCCGGTCCGGGCGGCTTCGTCGCTCGGGCCTTCCTCCGGGGCCGCCGCCGGAAAAGCCGGGGACGCCGGCTCGGCGGCCGGCATCCCGCCGAACAGCTGGGCGTACCGCTGCTCCTTGCGCCCGGGCTGGCGGGGAAGGATGGCGACCATCGGAGGCGTCTCGCCACCAAGTTTCTGAAGAATCGCCCCCACGCAGGCGAGGTCTGGCAGGTCGCACATCCGGCCGGCGCGGGTCCGCAGCTCGCCCGGCGTCTGAGGGCCCCGGAGCATCAGCTCGCACAGGATCGCCAGCTCGGGGCGCCCGAGATCGAGCTTCTCGACCATGAAATGCCGGTATTTCGAGACCCGGCCGCTGTCCCCGGAAAGAATCGCAAGCTGCTTGCGCCCGAGCGTCCCGAGAGCCCGCGAGACGTCGGCCTCGCACAGGTCGGTGACGGGGTCGCGGTTCGACTTCTGGTTGCAGGCGTTGACAAGCGCGTTGAGCGACAGCGGGTAGTATTCGGGCGTCGCCAGCTCCTTCTCGATCAGGGCGCCGAGCACACGCGTTTCGATAGCGTCGAGCTGCGGCTCCACGGCTACGGTTTCTTCTTGTATACGTTCAGCCCGATCTTTTCCTCGCGCCCCTCGAGCGTTGCGTTGCCTTCCGTCGAGGCGATAATAATCGTCTTCCCCGAAGACGAGGGCCCGAATTCCTTCTTCAGGTCGACCTTGATCGTAAGGATGTTCCCTTCCACGGTCATTTCTACGTTTTTCATTTTTCCTCCGGGATGTGGTTTATGGACGGATTATATTCGTTTCGCGCTACCATTTCGCCATGCGCCTATTTCCGCCGACGGAGGCCCGCCTCCGGATCCTCCCGATGGGGGCCTTGCTGCTCGCCGGAATCCTCGCGATATCCGGCTGCCGCCAGCGATTGCCCGTCGATGAGAGAACCGTCGTCATCGCGCTGTCCGGGGCACCATCGTCGTTCGACCCCCGGCTCGCGACCGACGCCTATTCCGAGCAGCTCCTCCAGATGACCCATGCGGGGCTGATGCGGCGCGACACCCACGGCGACCTCGTTCCCGACCTGGCGCAAGACTTCGAGATGCACTCTCCCGTCGAGATCGCCTTCCACCTGCGCCCCGACCTCCGGTTTCACGACGGGCGGGAGGTCACCGCCACGGACGTACGCGATACCTTCGTGTGGATCCTAGACTCCGGTAATCGTTCCCCGCACAAGTCGGCCTTCGACATACTGGCCGGAATCGATACCCCCGACCGGCACACCGTGGTCTTCCGCCTGAAAAGCCCTTACGCCCCCTTCCTCGCCGAGATGACGCGCGGGATCGTCCCCTCGGGCACTCCGGCCCGCGGCTACGCCCCGCCGATCGGGGCCGGCCCGTTCAAGGTCGAGGACGTGGAGCCCGGCGACTCCGTGTCGCTTGCGCGCTTCGACGGCTTCTTCGGCGGCCCTCCCGCAGTGCCGCGCATCGTCGTGAAGTTCATCCCCGACAGCACGCTGCGCTTCCTCGAGCTCAAGATGGGGAGCGTCAACTTCGTCCTCAACGGGATCGATCCGGAAATGCTCCCCGAGGCCGGGAAGAATCCCAACCTCGTCACCGAGGAGTCGGCGGGAGGCAACGTGTCTTATCTCGGGTTCAATCTCCGGGACCCGGTGCTCGCCGATATCCGGGTGCGGCGCGCCATCGCTCTGGCCATCGACCGGGGAGCGATCATCCGCGCCTTATGGAAAGGGAAGGCCGACCCTGCCGATTCCATCCTGGCGCCCGGCATCCGGGCGCACGCCGACGGATTGCCGGACGTGCCGTACGATCCCGTCCAGGCAAGGCGGCTGCTGGACCAGGCGGGACACCCCGACCCCGACGGGGAAGGCCCGGCCCCGAGGTTCACGCTGACCTACAAGACGTCCCAGAATGCGCTGCGGCTCCGAATCGCGACCGCGATCCAGGACCAGCTCCGGCAGGTCGGCATCGCCCTCGACATCCGGTCCTACGAGTGGGGCACCTTCTTCGGCGACATCCGGAAGGGGAACTTCCAGCTTTACAGCCTGACCTGGGTGGGGCTGCGCGACCCGGACATCTTTCACCTCGCCTTCCACTCGAAGCAGATGCCCCCCGACGGCGCCAACCGGAACCGGTACGAGAACGCCGAGGTCGACCGGCTGACGGAAGCGGGGCAGCGGGAGACGGACCCGGCCCGAAGGAAAGCGATCTACGACCGGGTCCAGCGGATCCTCGCGCGCGACCTCCCCGTCTTTCCCCTCTGGGCAAATCGGAACGTGCTGGTGCGCGACCGCCGGGTAACCGGGTTCACGGTCACGCCCGAGGAGGATTACACCAGCGTCCGCTCCATGAAGGTCGACCCGCCTCCCCGGGAGGCCGCCGCCCGATGATCCCGATGATCCTATCCCGGCTGCGCCATACGCTCCCCGTCGTCCTGGGCGTCGCCACGATCGTGTTCCTGCTGATCCATCTCGTGCCCGGCGACCCGGTGGACGTGATGCTCGGCGAGAGCGCCGTGGGGGCCGACAAGACCGAGCTCCGGCACGCGCTGAAGCTGGACCGGCCGCTCCTCTCCCAGTATGCGGATTTCATGGGCGGGCTCGCGCGCGGCGATCTCGGCGTCTCGTTCCGTAGCCGCGAGCCGGTGTCCCGGGAGATCCTTTCCCGCTTTCCCGCAACGTTGCTGCTGGCATGCGCTTCGCTCGCCGTGTCGCTATTGATCGCCGTCCCCCTCGGGATCGCCGCGGCGATGCGCCCCCGCTCCTGGATCGACCTGCTGTGCGGCACGACCGCCATGCTCGGCCTGTCGACGCCCAACTTCGTCATCGGCCCGCTGCTCGTTCTGCTCTTCTCGATCCAGCTCGGGATCTTCCCCGTTTCGGGATACGGCGGATGGCGCCACCTCGTTCTGCCGGCGCTCACGCTCGGGAGC
This window contains:
- the nikB gene encoding nickel ABC transporter permease, translating into MIPMILSRLRHTLPVVLGVATIVFLLIHLVPGDPVDVMLGESAVGADKTELRHALKLDRPLLSQYADFMGGLARGDLGVSFRSREPVSREILSRFPATLLLACASLAVSLLIAVPLGIAAAMRPRSWIDLLCGTTAMLGLSTPNFVIGPLLVLLFSIQLGIFPVSGYGGWRHLVLPALTLGSGMSAILMRMLRSSLLEETRQDYVRTAVAKGRSPLGAVLRHALPNALIPVVTVLGLQFGALLAGSVITETLFSWPGIGRLMVQAIDARDYPLVQGCVLFIALITVGVNLAVDLLYARLDPRLRHD
- a CDS encoding DUF480 domain-containing protein, which produces MEPQLDAIETRVLGALIEKELATPEYYPLSLNALVNACNQKSNRDPVTDLCEADVSRALGTLGRKQLAILSGDSGRVSKYRHFMVEKLDLGRPELAILCELMLRGPQTPGELRTRAGRMCDLPDLACVGAILQKLGGETPPMVAILPRQPGRKEQRYAQLFGGMPAAEPASPAFPAAAPEEGPSDEAARTGRDARIEALEAEVAALREEARALRSEVAELTRLVVGES
- a CDS encoding ABC transporter substrate-binding protein, with amino-acid sequence MGALLLAGILAISGCRQRLPVDERTVVIALSGAPSSFDPRLATDAYSEQLLQMTHAGLMRRDTHGDLVPDLAQDFEMHSPVEIAFHLRPDLRFHDGREVTATDVRDTFVWILDSGNRSPHKSAFDILAGIDTPDRHTVVFRLKSPYAPFLAEMTRGIVPSGTPARGYAPPIGAGPFKVEDVEPGDSVSLARFDGFFGGPPAVPRIVVKFIPDSTLRFLELKMGSVNFVLNGIDPEMLPEAGKNPNLVTEESAGGNVSYLGFNLRDPVLADIRVRRAIALAIDRGAIIRALWKGKADPADSILAPGIRAHADGLPDVPYDPVQARRLLDQAGHPDPDGEGPAPRFTLTYKTSQNALRLRIATAIQDQLRQVGIALDIRSYEWGTFFGDIRKGNFQLYSLTWVGLRDPDIFHLAFHSKQMPPDGANRNRYENAEVDRLTEAGQRETDPARRKAIYDRVQRILARDLPVFPLWANRNVLVRDRRVTGFTVTPEEDYTSVRSMKVDPPPREAAAR